Proteins from a genomic interval of Candidatus Binatia bacterium:
- a CDS encoding ABC transporter permease, which yields MSAVSGGTTAGGGGIGGRARGLVAEMGVPRLLIAGFVVALFATAVATHMDLGSLVTDSIVRVARNGILVLALLPAIQGGVGLNFGLPLGVICGLIGCVYVLNAGIGGVAGLAAATGIGVALAIPVGIGYGWLLNRTRGQEMMVGTYLGFAAVSGMSIFWLLAPFTNPTLVWAIGGKGLRTTLAMPLDSTKVLDRWLQFTVAGVTFPTGAMLAFLGLCALVSWFFRTQMGITIAAARSNPRFARAAGISDERTRVQATVLSTVLAAIGIVIYSQSYGFVQLYTAPLLMAFPAIACILIGGASVTRATVAHVIIGTILFQSILTTALPVTSQVIEGDISETARLIIQNGMILYALTRMGGTRE from the coding sequence GTGAGCGCCGTCTCGGGCGGTACCACGGCAGGGGGCGGCGGCATCGGCGGGCGCGCGCGCGGGCTCGTCGCCGAGATGGGCGTGCCGCGGCTCTTGATCGCGGGCTTCGTCGTCGCGCTCTTCGCCACGGCGGTCGCCACGCACATGGACCTCGGCTCGCTGGTCACCGACTCCATCGTGCGCGTCGCGCGCAACGGCATCCTGGTGCTCGCGCTGCTTCCCGCCATCCAGGGAGGCGTCGGGCTCAACTTCGGGCTGCCCCTGGGCGTCATCTGCGGCCTGATCGGCTGCGTCTACGTGCTGAACGCGGGGATCGGCGGCGTGGCGGGATTGGCCGCCGCCACCGGCATCGGCGTCGCGCTCGCGATCCCGGTGGGGATCGGCTACGGATGGCTTCTGAACCGCACGCGCGGCCAGGAGATGATGGTCGGCACCTACCTGGGATTCGCCGCCGTCTCGGGGATGTCGATCTTCTGGCTGCTCGCCCCCTTCACCAATCCCACCCTGGTCTGGGCGATCGGCGGGAAGGGGCTCCGCACCACGCTCGCGATGCCGCTCGACTCCACCAAGGTGCTCGACCGCTGGCTCCAGTTCACGGTGGCCGGCGTGACCTTCCCGACGGGCGCCATGCTTGCGTTCCTGGGGCTCTGCGCGCTGGTCTCCTGGTTCTTCCGCACGCAGATGGGGATCACCATCGCCGCCGCGCGCAGCAACCCCCGGTTCGCGCGCGCCGCGGGGATCTCCGACGAGCGCACGCGGGTGCAGGCCACCGTGCTCAGCACCGTGCTCGCCGCGATCGGCATCGTGATCTACAGCCAGTCGTACGGGTTCGTGCAGCTCTACACCGCACCGCTCCTCATGGCCTTCCCCGCGATCGCCTGCATCCTGATCGGCGGCGCCTCGGTGACCCGCGCGACGGTGGCGCACGTGATCATCGGGACCATCCTGTTCCAGTCGATCCTGACCACCGCGCTGCCGGTGACGAGCCAGGTGATCGAGGGGGACATCTCCGAGACCGCGCGGCTGATCATCCAGAACGGGATGATTCTCTATGCGCTGACGCGCATGGGAGGCACGCGCGAATGA
- a CDS encoding sugar ABC transporter ATP-binding protein, translating to MSTTSTTRPGGGFSGGPRGAPGGPVLELRGITKEYGGHRVLNGISLSVGVGEIHALVGENGAGKSTLMNILFGMPVIHETGGYGGDVLLDGAPVRFMAPAEAMAAGIGMVHQEFMLLPGFRVAENIKLNREPTRRNLLSRIAGRGLERLDIAAMRADARRALDRVGLSIDEWMPVAGLPVGHMQFLEIAREVDKQALRLLIFDEPTAVLTETEAARLLQSMRAFADAGIAVLFITHRLDEVKAVADRMTVLRDGEVVGTPDPRSTSVVRIAELMVGRPAMAVAHRSGPAEGAAVTLACEGLRVAMPGEPVEGVTLSIREGEIFGIGGLAGHGKLGIANGVMGLYPATGRVLLRGEPLPLNDPRGALRRGLAFVSEDRRGVGLLPDESIELNIALSALEAQGRFLHRFPIPALRPLDRRALRDHAQEMIRRLDVRTTGAAQQVRRLSGGNQQKVCLARAMTLRPRVLFVNEPTRGIDVGAKERVLEILAGLNRDEGVTLVVTSSELAELRAICDRIAIVYHGRVAAILRPDAPDAQFGLAMAGETAAA from the coding sequence TTGTCGACAACATCTACTACTAGGCCCGGCGGCGGCTTCTCCGGCGGCCCGAGAGGCGCGCCGGGCGGGCCGGTCCTCGAGCTTCGCGGGATCACCAAGGAATACGGGGGCCACCGGGTCCTGAACGGGATCTCCCTGTCGGTCGGGGTCGGGGAGATCCACGCGCTGGTCGGCGAAAACGGCGCGGGCAAGTCCACGCTGATGAACATCCTGTTCGGCATGCCGGTCATCCACGAGACCGGCGGCTACGGGGGCGACGTCCTTCTGGACGGCGCCCCCGTTCGCTTCATGGCGCCGGCCGAGGCGATGGCCGCGGGGATCGGGATGGTGCACCAGGAGTTCATGCTCCTCCCGGGCTTCCGCGTCGCCGAGAACATCAAGCTGAACCGGGAGCCCACGCGCCGGAACCTCCTCTCGCGCATCGCCGGCCGCGGCCTCGAGCGGCTCGACATCGCGGCGATGCGCGCCGACGCGCGGCGCGCGCTGGACCGGGTCGGCCTCTCGATCGACGAGTGGATGCCGGTCGCCGGCCTTCCCGTGGGTCACATGCAGTTCCTCGAGATCGCGCGCGAGGTGGACAAGCAGGCGCTCCGGCTCCTGATCTTCGACGAGCCGACCGCCGTCCTGACCGAGACCGAGGCGGCGCGGCTGCTCCAGTCGATGCGCGCCTTCGCCGACGCGGGGATCGCCGTGCTCTTCATCACCCACCGCCTGGACGAGGTGAAGGCGGTGGCGGACCGGATGACGGTGCTGCGCGACGGCGAGGTGGTCGGGACGCCCGATCCCCGCTCGACGTCGGTCGTGCGGATCGCGGAGCTGATGGTGGGCCGCCCCGCGATGGCGGTGGCGCACCGGAGCGGGCCGGCCGAGGGAGCGGCCGTGACGCTGGCTTGCGAAGGGCTGCGGGTCGCGATGCCCGGAGAGCCGGTCGAGGGGGTGACGCTCTCGATCCGGGAGGGAGAGATCTTCGGCATCGGCGGCCTCGCGGGCCACGGGAAGCTGGGGATCGCCAACGGGGTCATGGGACTCTATCCCGCCACGGGCCGCGTCCTCCTTCGCGGCGAGCCGCTCCCGCTGAACGACCCGCGGGGAGCCCTGCGCCGCGGGCTCGCGTTCGTCTCGGAGGATCGCCGCGGGGTCGGCCTCCTGCCCGACGAATCGATCGAGCTGAACATCGCGCTCTCGGCGCTGGAGGCGCAGGGGCGCTTCCTGCACCGCTTCCCGATCCCGGCGCTTCGGCCGCTGGACCGGAGGGCGCTGCGCGATCACGCGCAGGAGATGATCCGGCGGCTCGACGTGCGCACGACGGGCGCGGCGCAGCAGGTGCGCCGTCTCTCGGGAGGCAACCAGCAGAAGGTCTGCCTCGCGCGCGCCATGACGCTGCGGCCGCGGGTCCTGTTCGTGAACGAGCCGACGCGCGGCATCGACGTGGGCGCCAAGGAGCGCGTGCTCGAGATCCTGGCGGGCTTGAACCGGGACGAGGGGGTGACGCTGGTGGTCACGTCGTCGGAGCTCGCCGAGCTGCGCGCGATCTGCGACCGGATCGCGATCGTCTATCACGGCCGGGTGGCCGCGATCCTTCGCCCGGATGCCCCCGATGCCCAGTTCGGACTGGCGATGGCCGGGGAGACCGCGGCCGCGTGA
- a CDS encoding DUF3798 domain-containing protein: MPHRSFLPLRAALSLASGLILFGLVGCQKSGTTPAVSAVPAVATPQVAIPFKIGVMTGTVSQGEDEFRAGQMIVAKYGADHVKHVTYPDNFMQEQETVIAQLVGLASDPDVKVIIIGQAVPGSIPGLRKIREKRPDIKVAFVTPQDDPALVNNEVDICVQPDELARGRTIVGVAKKMGVTDFVHYSFPRHMSQELIARRFDIMKTACAQNGIRMHFVTAPDPMGEGGLNATQQFVMEDVPRELKQYGAKTAFFSTNCGMMDPMIKSVVTNGGYIPEQCCPSPTHGYPTALGIAIPPNKAGDMEYISAQNRKVIAEHHMTGHFSTWPVPEVMLSIRAMTDLLVDAQMGKADYKDPATVKKYMESLAAGHAITLTKYDEKKGNSYLFLVDNIYY, encoded by the coding sequence ATGCCGCACCGATCGTTCCTTCCCCTGAGGGCCGCGCTCTCGTTGGCCTCCGGGCTCATTCTTTTCGGGCTTGTCGGATGTCAGAAGAGCGGGACCACGCCGGCCGTCTCGGCCGTACCCGCCGTCGCGACGCCCCAGGTCGCGATCCCCTTCAAGATCGGGGTCATGACGGGCACCGTCTCCCAGGGGGAGGACGAGTTCCGCGCGGGGCAGATGATCGTGGCCAAGTACGGAGCCGACCACGTGAAGCACGTGACCTACCCGGACAACTTCATGCAGGAGCAGGAGACCGTCATCGCGCAGCTCGTGGGACTGGCCTCCGATCCCGACGTGAAGGTGATCATCATCGGGCAGGCCGTTCCCGGCTCCATTCCGGGGCTGCGCAAGATCCGGGAGAAGCGGCCCGACATCAAGGTCGCGTTCGTCACGCCGCAGGACGATCCGGCCCTGGTCAACAACGAGGTCGACATCTGCGTCCAGCCCGACGAGCTGGCCCGCGGGCGGACGATCGTCGGCGTTGCGAAGAAGATGGGCGTGACCGACTTCGTCCACTACTCCTTCCCCCGCCACATGTCGCAGGAGCTGATCGCGCGCCGCTTCGACATCATGAAGACCGCCTGCGCCCAGAACGGCATCAGGATGCACTTCGTCACCGCGCCCGACCCCATGGGCGAGGGGGGGCTGAACGCCACCCAGCAGTTCGTGATGGAGGACGTGCCGCGCGAGCTCAAGCAGTACGGGGCGAAGACGGCATTCTTCTCGACGAACTGCGGGATGATGGACCCGATGATCAAGTCGGTCGTGACGAACGGCGGCTACATCCCCGAGCAGTGCTGCCCCAGCCCGACCCACGGCTATCCCACCGCGCTCGGCATCGCGATCCCCCCGAACAAGGCGGGGGACATGGAGTACATCAGCGCGCAGAACCGGAAGGTGATCGCCGAGCACCACATGACCGGGCACTTCTCCACGTGGCCCGTTCCCGAGGTGATGCTCTCGATCCGAGCCATGACCGATCTCCTGGTCGACGCCCAGATGGGCAAGGCCGACTACAAGGACCCCGCGACGGTGAAGAAGTACATGGAGAGCCTGGCGGCGGGACACGCGATCACGCTCACCAAGTACGACGAGAAGAAGGGCAACTCCTACCTCTTCCTTGTCGACAACATCTACTACTAG
- a CDS encoding ring-cleaving dioxygenase — MERVHGLHHITAIAGPAQENLDFYAGVLGMRLVKRSVNQDDPGTYHLFYADAAGHPGSDLTFFPWSEMAPSRMGHGLAVEVSLEAPRGSLDWWAERLQRYGIAADPIEARFGQRALPLSDPHGLRVALIEDPAPRDFEAWTESPVPGERQIRGLHGARLWEREAALTAAFLTEAMGLRALATENGWTRYGFPDAAGSVDVRETPEAKRGMWGVGSVHHLAWRVPDDERQMAMRAQVEEAGAQATPVIDRFWFRSVYFREPGGVLFELATDGPGFAVDEDAAHLGETLVLPPWLEQARGQIESRLPELTMPRVEA; from the coding sequence ATGGAGCGGGTCCATGGGCTGCACCACATCACGGCCATCGCTGGGCCGGCGCAGGAGAACCTCGACTTCTACGCGGGCGTGCTGGGGATGCGCCTGGTGAAGCGGAGCGTGAACCAGGACGATCCCGGCACGTACCACCTCTTCTATGCCGATGCCGCCGGGCACCCGGGAAGCGACCTCACCTTCTTCCCCTGGTCCGAGATGGCGCCCTCGCGCATGGGCCACGGCCTGGCGGTGGAGGTGTCGCTGGAGGCGCCGCGCGGAAGCCTGGACTGGTGGGCGGAGCGCCTCCAGCGCTACGGCATCGCGGCGGATCCGATCGAGGCTCGCTTCGGGCAGCGCGCGCTTCCCCTGAGCGACCCGCACGGCCTGCGCGTCGCGCTCATCGAGGATCCCGCGCCGCGCGATTTCGAGGCGTGGACGGAGAGCCCGGTCCCCGGCGAACGGCAGATCCGCGGCCTCCACGGCGCGCGGCTCTGGGAGCGCGAGGCGGCGCTGACCGCCGCGTTCCTCACGGAAGCGATGGGACTCCGGGCGCTCGCGACCGAAAACGGCTGGACGCGCTACGGCTTCCCCGACGCGGCCGGCTCGGTGGACGTGCGCGAGACGCCCGAGGCGAAGCGCGGGATGTGGGGCGTCGGCAGCGTGCACCACCTGGCGTGGCGCGTCCCCGACGACGAGCGGCAGATGGCCATGCGCGCGCAGGTCGAAGAGGCCGGCGCGCAGGCGACGCCGGTCATCGACCGCTTCTGGTTCCGTTCGGTCTACTTCCGCGAGCCGGGCGGGGTGCTGTTCGAGCTGGCCACCGACGGTCCGGGGTTCGCCGTGGACGAGGACGCGGCCCATCTCGGCGAGACGCTCGTACTCCCCCCCTGGCTGGAGCAGGCCCGGGGGCAGATCGAATCCAGGCTCCCGGAGCTCACGATGCCGCGGGTCGAAGCGTAG
- a CDS encoding MFS transporter has translation MPFFLLTAAFLEGFAVTLIQGFLPLYLRQSLGERSFAVLSLVLAIPALGTAVASNFWGGLSDVTGRMKPIILVGAAGYVLALLGIPALRHGLGVVAWIGLASLLYGTLAPTAKAYATLVLPERREQGITYVLLAYSSGWLAGSLGGGGLVEGGLAPGLHAAMWTCAGLTALNALLASRFLPDMRRPPAPAPERHGWAAGVAADLAALYGNPRLFRLCVIAFFCVAGNYLMWGFFTVFLVERLHASLGVVRYALAISSVLGVIGLPFIPPLVRRFGGARMLAVGITLYLLMYSAMGVTRDPIVAAILYAAPLYGLVHVSANTLAAEVASVSQRGGGLGVLQGAYSVATIVGPLTGGLIADRAGLASVPWVAFSFILVACPLAWLATRRNAR, from the coding sequence ATGCCCTTCTTCCTCCTGACCGCGGCGTTCCTCGAGGGCTTCGCGGTCACCCTGATCCAGGGCTTCCTCCCGCTCTACCTCCGCCAGTCCCTGGGGGAGCGAAGCTTCGCCGTGCTGAGCCTCGTGCTCGCGATCCCCGCGCTCGGCACCGCGGTCGCGAGCAACTTCTGGGGCGGTCTCTCCGACGTCACGGGACGCATGAAGCCGATCATCCTGGTCGGCGCGGCCGGCTACGTGCTCGCCCTGCTCGGAATCCCCGCGCTTCGCCATGGGCTGGGCGTCGTGGCGTGGATCGGCCTCGCGTCGCTTCTCTACGGGACGCTCGCCCCCACCGCCAAGGCGTACGCGACGCTCGTTCTCCCGGAGCGGCGGGAGCAGGGGATCACCTACGTGCTGCTCGCCTATTCGAGCGGCTGGCTCGCCGGCTCCCTGGGCGGCGGGGGCCTGGTCGAGGGCGGCCTCGCTCCGGGACTTCACGCGGCGATGTGGACCTGTGCCGGCCTCACCGCCCTGAACGCGCTCCTCGCGTCCCGCTTCCTCCCCGACATGCGCCGTCCTCCCGCGCCCGCGCCCGAGCGGCACGGATGGGCCGCGGGCGTCGCCGCCGACCTCGCGGCGCTCTACGGCAATCCGCGCCTCTTCCGGCTCTGCGTCATTGCCTTCTTCTGCGTGGCGGGGAACTACCTCATGTGGGGCTTCTTCACGGTCTTCCTGGTGGAGCGCCTGCACGCCTCGCTCGGCGTGGTGCGCTACGCGCTGGCCATCTCGAGCGTGCTGGGGGTGATCGGTCTCCCGTTCATTCCGCCCCTGGTGCGGCGCTTCGGCGGGGCGCGCATGCTGGCCGTCGGAATCACCCTCTACCTGCTCATGTACTCCGCGATGGGCGTGACCCGGGATCCGATCGTGGCGGCGATCCTCTACGCGGCGCCGCTCTACGGCCTGGTGCACGTGAGCGCGAACACCCTGGCCGCCGAGGTCGCGAGCGTGTCGCAGCGGGGGGGCGGTCTGGGGGTGCTCCAGGGCGCCTACTCCGTCGCCACGATCGTGGGTCCGCTCACGGGAGGCCTGATCGCCGACCGGGCGGGGCTGGCCTCGGTTCCCTGGGTCGCGTTTTCGTTCATTCTGGTCGCCTGCCCGCTCGCATGGCTCGCAACCCGAAGAAATGCGCGTTGA
- a CDS encoding DUF255 domain-containing protein, with amino-acid sequence MALRRAVLAALTLALLAFPLAGSARTDAAKPEKAPVAGKPDAPKASAKKLEWLAFDVAADKAARQNKHLIVDVYTTWCGWCRVMERETYGNAEVANYLTDNFVLAKVNGESPNKLHWHGEELSERQFARKVGVTGYPATYFMKPDAEMLGGVPGFIRPPDFMVYSRYVATRWYQKGGIKDYVDSLRTAAQ; translated from the coding sequence ATGGCTCTGCGTCGCGCGGTTCTAGCCGCGCTCACCCTGGCTCTCCTCGCGTTTCCCCTGGCGGGCTCCGCCCGTACCGATGCCGCCAAGCCTGAAAAAGCGCCCGTCGCCGGCAAGCCCGACGCGCCGAAGGCCTCCGCCAAGAAGCTCGAGTGGCTGGCGTTCGACGTCGCCGCCGACAAGGCCGCCCGCCAGAACAAGCACCTGATCGTCGACGTCTACACCACCTGGTGCGGATGGTGCCGCGTGATGGAGCGGGAGACCTACGGGAACGCGGAGGTCGCGAACTACCTCACCGACAATTTCGTGCTCGCCAAGGTCAACGGCGAATCTCCGAACAAGCTCCACTGGCACGGTGAGGAGCTCTCCGAGCGCCAGTTCGCGCGCAAGGTCGGCGTGACCGGCTATCCGGCCACCTACTTCATGAAGCCCGACGCCGAGATGCTCGGTGGCGTCCCCGGCTTCATCCGCCCTCCGGACTTCATGGTGTACTCCCGCTACGTCGCGACCCGCTGGTATCAGAAGGGCGGGATCAAGGACTACGTGGATTCGCTGCGCACCGCAGCGCAGTAG
- a CDS encoding cold-shock protein, translating to MTGTVKWFNEAKGFGFISQENGEDVFVHFSAIAGDGFKTLADGDRVEFEVTQGQKGLAAANVRKI from the coding sequence GTGACAGGTACCGTGAAGTGGTTCAACGAGGCGAAGGGCTTCGGCTTCATTTCGCAGGAGAATGGGGAGGACGTGTTCGTCCACTTCTCCGCGATTGCGGGCGACGGCTTCAAGACCCTCGCGGACGGTGATCGAGTCGAGTTCGAGGTGACGCAGGGCCAGAAGGGCCTGGCGGCCGCGAACGTTCGCAAGATCTGA
- a CDS encoding right-handed parallel beta-helix repeat-containing protein, with product MTSRATPFFRILPAASILAAASLLFGSADARILRVGPTRTYTTIRAAAAATVAGDSVLIDAGTYAGDVTSWNASNVFVSAVGGRAVLQANGAQEGGKGIWVVYGSNFTAENIEFTGASVPDGNGAGIRNDTSGYLVVRNCYFHDNENGILGGADSMLIENSVFDHNGLGDGRTHNMYIWGRSVTVRYTYTHRAKIGHNIKTRGQNNYILYNRIMDESDGTASYSIDVPDCGRTYIIGNVIEQGPNTDNSTIIAYGAESSLNTQDLYVVGNTIVNDRSGGGNFLSIAGSTPTVIRDNIFYGPGTPWAGGSVTSSSNYISTAYDNAPKFASPSTYDFHLTAASPASIVNAGVAPGASSTGYALTPVREYVYDAQSRARTTSGSLDLGCFEYSSGQVADVTAPNAILDLTPR from the coding sequence ATGACATCTCGCGCGACCCCCTTCTTCCGCATCCTTCCCGCCGCGTCGATCCTTGCCGCGGCCTCGCTGCTCTTCGGCTCGGCCGACGCGCGCATTCTTCGCGTGGGCCCGACCCGGACCTACACCACCATCCGCGCCGCGGCCGCGGCCACCGTCGCCGGGGATTCGGTCCTCATCGACGCGGGGACGTACGCCGGCGACGTGACCTCGTGGAACGCCAGCAACGTCTTCGTGAGCGCGGTCGGGGGCCGGGCCGTGCTCCAGGCCAACGGCGCGCAGGAAGGCGGCAAGGGGATCTGGGTCGTCTACGGCAGCAACTTCACGGCGGAGAACATCGAGTTCACCGGCGCGTCGGTTCCCGACGGCAATGGAGCCGGCATCCGGAACGACACGTCGGGATACCTGGTCGTCCGCAACTGCTACTTCCACGACAACGAGAACGGCATCCTCGGCGGCGCCGACTCGATGCTCATCGAGAACAGCGTCTTCGACCACAACGGCCTCGGCGACGGCCGCACGCACAACATGTACATCTGGGGACGGTCGGTGACCGTCCGCTACACCTATACCCACCGCGCCAAGATCGGGCACAACATCAAGACCCGGGGCCAGAACAACTACATCCTCTACAACCGCATCATGGACGAGTCGGACGGCACGGCCAGCTACTCCATCGACGTGCCCGACTGCGGCCGGACGTACATCATCGGCAACGTCATCGAGCAGGGGCCCAACACCGACAACAGCACGATCATCGCCTACGGCGCCGAGAGCTCCCTGAACACGCAGGACCTGTACGTGGTCGGCAACACGATCGTGAACGACCGGAGCGGAGGCGGGAATTTCCTCTCGATCGCGGGGAGCACCCCCACGGTCATCCGCGACAACATCTTCTATGGTCCGGGGACGCCCTGGGCGGGCGGAAGCGTCACCTCGAGCAGCAACTACATCTCGACGGCGTACGACAACGCACCGAAGTTCGCGTCCCCCTCGACCTACGATTTCCATCTCACGGCGGCGTCCCCCGCTTCCATCGTGAACGCGGGCGTCGCGCCCGGCGCCTCCTCCACCGGCTATGCGCTCACGCCGGTGCGCGAATACGTCTACGACGCGCAGTCGCGCGCGCGGACGACGTCGGGCTCGCTCGATCTGGGCTGCTTCGAGTACTCCAGCGGCCAGGTGGCCGACGTCACGGCCCCGAACGCGATCCTCGATCTGACGCCGCGCTGA
- the thyX gene encoding FAD-dependent thymidylate synthase has product MALADTPARSQALARGVAPELDLVLGTRFRVLDDGFVRVVDYMGSDESIVQAARVSYGEGTKMVHEDRGLIRYLMRHRHTTPFEMCEIKLHVRVPMDCWRQWIRHRTANVNEYSTRYSVAIDSAQTTAPEEWRTQSSENRQGSDRFLAPEQGAALSAEERALQEKAREVYEHRLAEGVAREQARKDLPLSTYTEAYWKVDLHNLLHFLALRMDPHAQAEIRAYSETIGREIVKRWCPIAWEAFEDYRLHSLVLSRIEREVVAALCRGDRKEAERVAEAAGLLARGPEGLKRSRERHELERKLGDLGLEPPWH; this is encoded by the coding sequence ATGGCCCTTGCCGACACTCCCGCGCGCTCCCAGGCGCTGGCTCGCGGCGTCGCTCCCGAGCTCGATCTCGTCCTCGGGACGCGCTTCCGCGTGCTCGACGACGGATTCGTGCGCGTCGTGGACTACATGGGATCCGACGAGTCGATCGTCCAGGCCGCGCGCGTTTCCTACGGCGAGGGGACGAAGATGGTGCACGAGGACCGCGGCCTGATCCGCTACCTGATGCGCCATCGGCACACGACGCCGTTCGAGATGTGCGAGATCAAGCTGCACGTGCGGGTCCCGATGGATTGCTGGCGGCAATGGATCCGGCATCGCACCGCCAACGTCAACGAGTACTCGACACGGTACTCGGTGGCGATCGATTCGGCGCAGACCACGGCTCCGGAGGAGTGGCGGACCCAGTCCTCCGAGAACCGCCAGGGGAGCGACCGGTTCCTCGCCCCGGAGCAGGGCGCCGCGCTCTCGGCGGAGGAGCGCGCGCTCCAAGAGAAAGCGCGCGAGGTCTACGAGCACCGGCTGGCGGAGGGGGTCGCGCGGGAGCAGGCGCGCAAGGATCTGCCGCTCTCCACGTATACCGAGGCCTACTGGAAGGTTGACCTCCACAACCTGCTCCACTTCCTGGCCCTCCGTATGGACCCCCACGCGCAGGCGGAGATCCGCGCCTATTCCGAGACGATCGGACGCGAGATCGTGAAGCGGTGGTGTCCCATCGCGTGGGAAGCCTTCGAGGACTACCGGCTCCATTCGCTGGTCCTCTCGCGGATCGAGCGGGAGGTGGTGGCCGCGCTCTGCCGCGGCGACCGGAAGGAAGCCGAGAGGGTGGCGGAAGCGGCGGGACTTCTCGCTCGCGGGCCGGAGGGGTTGAAGCGGAGCCGGGAGCGGCACGAGCTGGAGCGGAAGCTCGGGGACCTGGGTCTGGAGCCGCCCTGGCACTGA